A window of the Macrobrachium rosenbergii isolate ZJJX-2024 chromosome 13, ASM4041242v1, whole genome shotgun sequence genome harbors these coding sequences:
- the LOC136845149 gene encoding uncharacterized protein, whose amino-acid sequence MLGLRITPEPFSRKTGHFENNERHHHRARPLKKGNIPEFSEPVPRDDLEESQHLLISKSSEEQKEDGIEVVDEAFKQKLQELLGIQESGIREAIESVRCHAVSVPETVRKTTCKDIQAKLNEMEYTVERAVHCALKGREIDAASMLTEQAAELQLEFQKMVSGFHGTVTSEELCGGDANERFSTKCTEKNGSVNEEKLTVNGAHCKIELPEERDCSREEELPVYSAGYKSLGNQTQSRFYKGKIPEGDHGGIILRTNGFGRTSPAEDVLRLLSAIDEKSVIEAVSALLDAKCDGPLLRLIASKLIPRTDPKSSNPVPVHGDKLLLENFIEGYTIWIPESWHSLAFDRAEYTEMKLLSHLVQTNGCQGKKIEEVLKMKHVDEGINTSLSRMEGVWFKASRGLNGFDCVSNGNLNIELSFDKLLPYFLLTEHYSIYAVEIYECSERCTSRFVICRSTDQCVPSNWVSYKYMQPGGPWYVTKDERSQTIVNKYARRIRRCNAMVSPVEHEMEFFFKLDTKFKKELCDKLALVLDI is encoded by the exons ATGTTAGGCCTAAGAATCACTCCTGAACCCTTCAGTAGAAAAACTGGCCACTTTGAAAACAATGAAAGGCACCACCATAGAGCTAGGCCTCTGAAGAAGGGTAACATTCCAGAGTTTTCAGAGCCAGTACCACGGGATGATCTGGAAGAGTCCCAGCACTTGTTAATTTCCAAAAGTTCCGAAGAGCAAAAGGAG GATGGGATTGAAGTAGTGGATGAAGCATTCAAGCAGAAACTGCAGGAATTACTTGGTATCCAG GAAAGTGGTATCAGGGAAGCTATTGAAAGTGTAAGATGTCATGCAGTCAGCGTTCCAGAGACAGTGCGCAAGACTACTTGCAAAGATATTCAagcaaaactaaatgaaatg gaATATACTGTTGAAAGAGCAGTACACTGTGCCTTGAAAGGACGTGAGATAGATGCCGCATCGATGCTAACTGAACAAGCAGCTGAGCTGCAACTGGAGTTTCAAAAGATGGTATCAGGATTTCATGGTACAGTAACTTCTGAG GAACTTTGTGGTGGAGATGCAAATGAACGATTTTCTACAAAATGTACCGAGAAAAATGGATCGGTTAATGAAGAGAAATTAACTGTCAATGGAGCCCACTGCAAAATAGAattacctgaagagagagactgTTCCAGAGAGGAGGAACTACCTGTTTATAGTGCTGGGTATAAATCACTTGGTAATCAAACCCAGTCGAGATTTTACAAGGGAAAAATACCCGAAG GAGACCATGGAGGAATAATTCTGAGGACAAATGGTTTTGGGAGAACATCCCCAGCTGAAGATGTTCTACGTCTACTGTCGGCCATTGATGAGAAGTCAGTCATTGAGGCAGTATCTGCACTGTTGGATGCTAAG TGTGACGGACCATTGCTTCGACTGATAGCATCTAAACTAATACCCAGAACTGACCCAAAG agCAGCAACCCAGTCCCAGTACATGGAGACAAACTGCTGCTGGAAAACTTTATAGAGGGTTACACCATCTGGATTCCTGAAAGCTGGCACAGTCTAGCTTTTGACAGAGCAGAATACACTGAAATGAAACTTCTGTCCCACTTAGTTCAAACAAACGGCTgtcaagggaaaaaaattgaagagGTGTTGAAGATGAAACATGTAGACGAAGGAATAAACACTAGCCTCTCCAGAATGGAAGGAGTTTGGTTCAAGGCTTCTCGAGGACTGAATGGTTTTGACTGTGTCAGTAATGGGAACTTGAACATTGAACTTAGCTTTGACAAGCTCTTGCCGTACTTCCTGCTCACAGAGCACTACAGTATTTATGCTGTAGAAATTTATGAATGCAGTGAAAGATGCACAAGCAGATTTGTGATCTGCAGGTCGACTGACCAGTGTGTTCCATCAAACTGGGTTTCTTACAAATACATGCAGCCGGGCGGACCTTGGTATGTCACGAAAGATGAGAGAAGCCAGACAATTGTCAATAAGTATGCAAGGAGGATAAGGCGTTGCAATGCCATGGTTTCGCCCGTGGAACATGAGATGGAGTTTTTCTTCAAACTAGACACTAAGTTCAAGAAAGAGCTCTGTGATAAGTTGGCATTGGTCCTAGATATTTAG